One window of the Qipengyuania oceanensis genome contains the following:
- a CDS encoding 2'-5' RNA ligase family protein, with protein MSGFNPERPPFVVTAALPPDIHAWADGLRKAHFPPERNFLQAHVTLFHSLLPSLFDELQTVLPGFAAEYAAPHAAITGLMNMGRGTAIAVESQQMLSIRQAIADRFHGTLTSQDQHKPRLHITVQNKVSPDDAKTLQRELEPQVERREFAFPALELHIYRGGPWEFVKRWAFRGKQHG; from the coding sequence GTGAGCGGGTTCAACCCCGAAAGGCCTCCCTTCGTCGTCACCGCGGCGCTGCCGCCGGATATCCATGCCTGGGCCGACGGATTGCGAAAGGCGCATTTCCCGCCCGAGCGCAATTTCCTCCAGGCCCACGTGACGCTGTTCCACTCGCTGTTACCCTCACTGTTCGACGAATTGCAGACGGTCCTGCCGGGTTTCGCCGCCGAGTACGCCGCGCCTCACGCAGCGATTACCGGGCTGATGAACATGGGGCGGGGGACCGCCATCGCAGTCGAAAGCCAGCAGATGCTCTCGATCCGCCAAGCGATCGCAGACCGCTTCCACGGCACGCTGACTTCGCAGGATCAGCACAAGCCGCGCCTTCACATCACGGTGCAGAACAAGGTTTCCCCGGATGATGCCAAGACGCTTCAGCGCGAACTGGAGCCGCAAGTGGAGCGGCGCGAATTCGCCTTTCCCGCGCTCGAATTGCACATCTATCGCGGCGGTCCGTGGGAGTTCGTCAAGCGCTGGGCCTTCCGGGGTAAACAGCACGGTTGA